A portion of the Sphaerochaeta pleomorpha str. Grapes genome contains these proteins:
- a CDS encoding zinc-binding alcohol dehydrogenase family protein, which yields MEKNMKAILAKAGSEAKDEGAFYEKMLLVPEPGPHDLLVRVKAIGMNPVDTKVRKRLEKDTVLGWDVCGMVEKTGSNVTKFNAGDRVYYAGALQRPGCNSEYHLVDCRLAALAPDKLSHGDIAAMPLTSITAWEGLFERLGFIPKAHGNKGKSILIVGGSGGVGSMAIQLAHWAGLHVVATASRPETVVWCKKLGAEVSLNHKNDLYTELQKSGHDSVDAIFCTTQIENHWKAMAECISPQGRIVLISDPNAPLDITLFKQKSVAICWEFMFTRSMYETGDMAEQGKLLATIADLVKSGDIVTNRQKTLLGLTPENIQAMHILQESETMMGKQVLIL from the coding sequence ATGGAAAAAAACATGAAAGCCATATTGGCCAAAGCAGGAAGTGAAGCCAAGGACGAAGGGGCATTTTATGAGAAAATGCTACTGGTACCAGAACCAGGCCCTCATGACCTTCTCGTACGGGTAAAAGCAATCGGAATGAATCCTGTCGACACAAAAGTCCGAAAAAGATTAGAGAAAGATACAGTTTTGGGCTGGGATGTTTGTGGGATGGTGGAAAAAACAGGAAGCAATGTTACCAAGTTCAATGCAGGCGATAGAGTGTATTATGCAGGGGCTTTACAGAGACCTGGATGCAATAGCGAATATCATCTTGTTGACTGTAGGCTTGCAGCATTGGCTCCTGACAAGTTATCCCATGGAGATATTGCGGCGATGCCTTTGACTTCAATCACAGCGTGGGAAGGCTTGTTCGAACGACTTGGTTTCATTCCCAAGGCACATGGGAACAAGGGAAAATCCATTCTCATAGTGGGAGGTTCCGGGGGAGTCGGATCCATGGCAATCCAATTGGCCCATTGGGCTGGACTGCATGTAGTTGCAACGGCTTCAAGGCCTGAGACAGTAGTATGGTGCAAGAAACTGGGGGCTGAGGTCTCGTTGAATCATAAAAATGATCTATATACGGAATTACAGAAATCAGGGCATGATTCCGTTGATGCCATCTTTTGTACGACACAAATCGAAAACCACTGGAAAGCAATGGCAGAATGTATCAGTCCGCAAGGCCGTATTGTATTGATCAGTGATCCAAACGCCCCTCTTGATATTACCTTATTCAAACAGAAGAGCGTTGCGATTTGCTGGGAATTTATGTTTACCAGATCAATGTATGAAACTGGCGATATGGCAGAACAAGGAAAACTGCTTGCAACAATAGCAGACCTCGTGAAATCTGGGGATATCGTAACAAATCGACAGAAGACGCTGCTTGGGCTTACCCCTGAGAACATACAGGCAATGCACATTCTGCAGGAAAGCGAAACAATGATGGGCAAACAGGTCTTGATACTCTAA